In the Thauera sedimentorum genome, one interval contains:
- a CDS encoding acyl-CoA dehydrogenase: MKNTFKWDDPLLLDLQLDEDERMIRDAAEAYSQGKLLPRVQDAFRHETTDPAIFREMGEMGLLGPTIPTEYGGAGLNYVSYGLIAREVERVDSGYRSMMSVQSSLVMVPIFEFGNEATKRKYLPKLASGEWIGCFGLTEPNHGSDPGSMVTRARKVDGGYSLSGSKMWITNSPIADVFVVWAKDDEGKIRGFVLEKGWKGLSAPAIHGKVGLRASITGEIVMDEVFCPEENAFPEVRGLKGPFTCLNSARYGIAWGALGAAEDCWHRARQYVLDRKQFGRPLAANQLIQKKLADMQTEIVLGLQACLRVGRMKDEGIAPVEITSIIKRNSCGKALDIARMARDMMGGNGISDEFGVARHLVNLEVVNTYEGTHDIHALILGRAQTGIQAFSG, translated from the coding sequence ATGAAGAACACGTTCAAATGGGATGACCCGCTTCTGCTCGATCTGCAACTGGACGAGGACGAGCGCATGATCCGTGACGCGGCCGAGGCCTATTCGCAGGGCAAGCTGCTGCCGCGTGTGCAGGACGCGTTCCGTCATGAAACCACCGATCCCGCAATCTTCCGCGAGATGGGCGAGATGGGGCTGCTCGGGCCGACCATCCCCACCGAATACGGCGGCGCCGGTCTGAACTATGTGAGCTACGGCCTGATCGCGCGCGAGGTGGAACGGGTGGATTCCGGCTACCGCTCGATGATGAGCGTGCAAAGCTCGCTGGTGATGGTGCCGATCTTCGAGTTCGGCAACGAAGCCACCAAGCGCAAGTACCTGCCAAAGCTTGCCAGCGGCGAGTGGATCGGCTGCTTCGGCCTCACCGAGCCGAACCACGGCTCCGACCCCGGCTCCATGGTCACCCGCGCCCGCAAGGTCGATGGCGGCTACAGCCTCTCCGGCAGCAAGATGTGGATCACCAACAGCCCGATCGCAGACGTCTTCGTGGTCTGGGCCAAGGACGACGAGGGCAAGATTCGCGGCTTCGTCCTGGAGAAGGGCTGGAAGGGTCTGTCGGCTCCGGCCATTCACGGCAAGGTCGGCCTGCGCGCCTCGATCACCGGCGAGATCGTCATGGACGAGGTGTTCTGCCCGGAAGAGAACGCCTTCCCCGAAGTGCGCGGCCTCAAGGGTCCGTTTACCTGCCTCAACTCGGCGCGCTACGGCATCGCCTGGGGCGCACTGGGTGCAGCCGAAGACTGCTGGCACCGCGCGCGCCAGTACGTGCTCGACCGCAAGCAGTTCGGCCGCCCGCTGGCCGCCAACCAGCTCATTCAGAAGAAGCTGGCCGACATGCAGACCGAGATCGTGCTTGGCCTGCAGGCCTGCCTGCGCGTGGGACGCATGAAGGACGAAGGTATTGCCCCGGTGGAAATTACCTCCATCATCAAGCGCAATTCCTGTGGCAAGGCGCTGGATATCGCCCGCATGGCGCGCGACATGATGGGCGGCAACGGCATCTCGGACGAGTTCGGCGTGGCCCGCCACCTGGTGAACCTGGAAGTGGTGAACACCTACGAAGGCACGCACGACATCCACGCGCTGATTCTCGGGCGCGCGCAGACCGGCATCCAGGCCTTTTCGGGCTGA
- the badI gene encoding 2-ketocyclohexanecarboxyl-CoA hydrolase, translating to MQYEDILYTKADGIATITINRPKQFNAFRAQTCEEMIHAFKDADFDKSIGVVVLTGAGEKAFCTGGDQGTQDGGYGGRGVIGLPIEEVQSAIRDISKPVIARVNGYAIGGGNVLVTICDLAIASDNAQLGQAGPRVGSVDPGFGTALLARVVGEKKAREIWYLCRRYTAQEALQMGLVNAVVPQDQLDAEVKKWCDEIVEKSPTAIALAKKSFNVDTEMIRGMGGLAMHALKLYYETPESAEGGNAFREKRKPEFRKHVK from the coding sequence ATGCAATACGAAGACATCCTCTACACCAAGGCCGATGGCATCGCCACCATCACCATCAACCGCCCCAAGCAGTTCAACGCCTTCCGCGCCCAGACCTGCGAGGAAATGATCCACGCGTTCAAGGACGCGGATTTCGACAAGAGCATCGGCGTGGTCGTGCTCACCGGTGCGGGCGAAAAGGCCTTCTGCACCGGCGGTGATCAGGGTACGCAGGACGGCGGTTACGGTGGCCGCGGCGTCATCGGTCTGCCGATCGAGGAAGTGCAGAGCGCGATCCGCGACATCTCGAAGCCGGTGATCGCGCGCGTCAATGGCTACGCGATCGGTGGGGGAAACGTGCTGGTGACGATCTGCGATCTGGCCATCGCCTCCGACAACGCCCAGCTCGGTCAGGCCGGACCGCGCGTCGGCTCGGTCGACCCCGGTTTCGGTACCGCGCTGCTGGCGCGGGTTGTGGGCGAGAAGAAGGCGCGTGAAATCTGGTACCTGTGCCGTCGTTACACCGCCCAGGAAGCGCTGCAGATGGGGCTGGTCAACGCCGTGGTGCCGCAGGATCAGCTCGATGCCGAGGTGAAGAAGTGGTGCGACGAAATCGTCGAAAAGAGCCCCACGGCCATCGCGCTGGCGAAGAAGTCCTTCAACGTTGATACCGAAATGATCCGTGGCATGGGCGGGCTGGCAATGCACGCGCTCAAGCTCTACTACGAAACCCCCGAATCGGCCGAAGGGGGCAACGCCTTCCGCGAAAAGCGCAAGCCGGAGTTCCGCAAGCACGTCAAGTAA
- a CDS encoding branched-chain amino acid ABC transporter permease, translating to MSATTARLGYLAALVLLLLAPAAIYPVLIMKVLCFALFACAFNLLLGYTGLLSFGHAVFLGSAAYLTGHALSAWGLPTLVGLAVGTAAAALLGLVIGALAIRRQGIYFAMITLALAQMMYFVFLQSPFTGGENGLQGVPRGSLAGIDLSNDYALYYLVVALFAAAFWLILRTIHSPFGQALKAIRENEARAVSLGYDVDRYKLLAFVLSAGLSGLAGALKVLVFGFATLTDVHWHTSGEVVLMTLLGGMGTVMGPVVGAGVVVLLQTELADKVGSLVTVIMGALFVFCVLVFRRGIVGESVALYRRMIGEKTR from the coding sequence ATGAGTGCCACGACCGCCCGGCTCGGCTATCTCGCCGCGCTCGTCCTGTTGCTCCTGGCGCCGGCCGCGATCTACCCGGTACTGATCATGAAGGTGCTGTGCTTCGCGCTGTTCGCGTGCGCCTTCAATCTGCTACTCGGCTATACCGGCTTGCTGTCCTTCGGCCATGCCGTATTTCTCGGAAGTGCCGCCTACCTGACCGGACATGCTTTGAGTGCCTGGGGCTTACCCACGCTCGTCGGTCTTGCCGTGGGCACTGCGGCGGCCGCACTGCTCGGCTTGGTGATTGGTGCGCTGGCGATTCGTCGGCAGGGCATCTACTTCGCGATGATCACCCTCGCCCTCGCGCAGATGATGTACTTCGTCTTCCTGCAGTCGCCCTTTACCGGTGGTGAGAACGGCCTGCAGGGCGTGCCGCGCGGCAGCCTCGCGGGTATCGACCTGTCAAATGACTATGCCTTGTACTACCTCGTGGTGGCGCTGTTTGCTGCGGCATTCTGGTTGATCCTGCGCACCATCCATTCGCCGTTCGGGCAGGCGCTCAAGGCCATTCGCGAGAACGAGGCGCGCGCGGTGTCGCTGGGCTACGACGTTGACCGCTACAAACTCCTAGCTTTTGTGCTCTCCGCTGGGCTTTCGGGACTGGCAGGTGCGCTCAAGGTGCTGGTGTTCGGCTTCGCGACCTTGACTGATGTCCATTGGCACACATCGGGCGAGGTCGTTCTGATGACCCTGCTGGGCGGCATGGGAACGGTCATGGGGCCTGTTGTTGGCGCGGGGGTGGTGGTGTTGCTGCAGACCGAACTGGCGGACAAGGTCGGTTCGCTGGTGACGGTGATCATGGGGGCACTCTTCGTGTTCTGTGTGCTGGTGTTCCGCCGCGGTATCGTAGGCGAGAGCGTCGCGCTCTATCGGCGAATGATCGGCGAGAAGACGCGTTGA
- a CDS encoding acyl-CoA dehydrogenase family protein — MIRDQETLNILLDTISRFVRERLVPAEATVAETDRIPDDVLEDMKQLGLFGICLPEEHGGMGLTMEEEVLLTFEIGHTSPCFRSIFATNNGIGGQGIVIDGTPEQKAFYLPKLASGEIIGSFALTEPDSGSDAASVRTTAIRDGDFYVLNGTKRYITNAPEAGIFTVMARTDPAKKGADGISAFIVEKGTPGLSLGVPDEKMGHKGSHTCDVIFEDCRVPAANLIGGVEGVGFKTAMKVLDKGRINIAAISVGVAERMLEDALRYACERKQFGRPIAEFQLVQAMLADSKAEIYAARSMVIDAARRRDLGLDVGTEASCAKMFASEMCGRVADRAVQIFGGAGYLSEYGIERFYRDVRLFRLFEGTTQIQQLVVARNMIRAHNG; from the coding sequence ATGATCCGCGACCAGGAAACACTGAACATACTGCTGGACACGATCTCGCGCTTCGTGCGCGAACGCCTGGTGCCGGCCGAGGCCACGGTTGCCGAGACCGACCGGATTCCCGACGACGTGCTCGAAGACATGAAACAGCTGGGTCTGTTCGGCATCTGTCTGCCCGAGGAGCACGGGGGCATGGGGCTGACGATGGAAGAGGAGGTGCTGCTGACCTTTGAGATCGGCCATACCTCCCCGTGTTTTCGCTCCATCTTCGCCACCAACAACGGCATCGGGGGCCAGGGTATCGTCATCGACGGCACCCCGGAGCAGAAGGCCTTCTATCTGCCGAAGCTCGCCAGCGGCGAGATCATCGGCTCCTTCGCACTGACCGAGCCGGACAGCGGCTCCGATGCAGCCAGTGTGCGCACCACCGCCATACGTGATGGCGACTTCTATGTGCTCAATGGCACCAAGCGCTACATCACCAACGCGCCCGAGGCTGGCATTTTCACGGTGATGGCGCGTACCGATCCGGCAAAGAAGGGCGCGGATGGCATCTCGGCCTTCATTGTGGAGAAAGGTACCCCCGGCCTGTCGTTGGGCGTGCCGGACGAGAAGATGGGCCACAAGGGCTCCCACACCTGCGATGTGATCTTCGAGGACTGCAGGGTGCCGGCCGCCAACTTGATTGGCGGTGTCGAGGGCGTCGGCTTCAAGACCGCGATGAAGGTGCTCGACAAGGGGCGCATCAACATTGCAGCAATTTCCGTCGGCGTGGCCGAGCGCATGCTGGAAGACGCACTGCGCTACGCCTGTGAGCGCAAGCAGTTCGGCCGGCCGATTGCCGAATTCCAGCTTGTCCAGGCCATGCTGGCCGACAGCAAGGCAGAGATCTACGCCGCCCGCAGCATGGTGATCGATGCGGCACGCCGTCGCGACCTGGGGCTGGATGTCGGCACCGAGGCCTCGTGCGCCAAGATGTTCGCCTCCGAAATGTGCGGTCGGGTTGCCGACCGTGCGGTGCAAATCTTTGGTGGCGCGGGCTACTTGTCCGAGTACGGCATCGAGCGCTTCTACCGCGATGTACGGCTGTTCCGTCTCTTCGAAGGCACTACCCAGATCCAGCAACTGGTCGTCGCCCGCAACATGATCCGGGCCCACAACGGCTGA
- a CDS encoding ABC transporter ATP-binding protein, translating into MSATEYLRVSKLHAFYGESHILHGMDFTVRRGECVSLLGRNGAGRTTTLRALMGLTGKRTGSIMINGREAIGMAPHKIAQLGVGYCPEERGIYSGLTTEENLMMPPRVGSGGMSVEELYTMFPNLAERRHSQGTRLSGGEQQMLALARILRTGARLLLLDEISEGLAPVVVQKLGEVIRELKQKDYTIVLVEQNFRFAAPLADRMFVVEHGQIAMEIAQSELASRMGHLQEMLGV; encoded by the coding sequence ATGAGCGCCACGGAATACCTGCGTGTGTCCAAGCTGCATGCGTTCTACGGCGAATCGCACATTCTTCACGGCATGGATTTCACCGTGCGCCGTGGCGAGTGTGTGAGTCTGCTCGGGCGTAACGGAGCGGGGCGCACCACGACGCTGCGTGCGCTGATGGGCCTAACCGGCAAGCGCACCGGCTCCATCATGATCAATGGCCGGGAGGCGATCGGCATGGCGCCGCACAAGATCGCCCAGTTGGGTGTCGGCTATTGCCCGGAGGAACGCGGCATCTATTCAGGCCTGACTACCGAAGAGAACCTGATGATGCCGCCGCGTGTCGGCAGCGGTGGGATGAGTGTCGAAGAGCTCTACACCATGTTCCCGAACCTGGCGGAACGTCGCCACAGCCAGGGCACCCGTTTGTCGGGGGGCGAGCAGCAGATGCTTGCACTGGCCCGCATCCTGCGCACCGGCGCGCGCTTGCTGCTGCTCGACGAAATCTCCGAGGGCTTGGCGCCGGTTGTCGTCCAGAAGCTTGGGGAGGTCATTCGGGAACTCAAGCAGAAGGACTACACCATCGTCCTGGTCGAGCAGAACTTCCGTTTTGCGGCACCGCTGGCTGACCGCATGTTCGTGGTCGAGCACGGCCAGATCGCCATGGAAATCGCCCAGAGCGAACTGGCCTCGCGCATGGGTCACCTGCAGGAGATGCTCGGTGTATGA
- a CDS encoding ABC transporter ATP-binding protein, producing MTDKTAQAADDLILETAGLVKEFRGFVAVDGVNLKIRRGDIHALIGPNGAGKTTCFNLLTKFLQPTRGRILFKGQDITGESPQCIARKGMVRSFQISAVFPHMTVLENVRVALQRKLGTSFHFWKSDRSLDCLNERAMALLAEVGLESYARMVTVEMPYGRKRALEIATTLALDPELMLLDEPTQGMGLEDVERVMALIKKVSANRSILMVEHNMKVVSGICDRITVLARGAVLAEGDYAEVSSNPVVIEAYMGSEAAELAGAH from the coding sequence ATGACGGACAAGACTGCACAAGCAGCGGACGACCTGATTCTTGAAACGGCGGGACTCGTCAAAGAGTTCCGCGGCTTCGTGGCGGTCGACGGTGTGAACCTGAAAATCCGGCGCGGAGACATCCATGCGCTGATTGGTCCGAACGGGGCGGGCAAGACGACCTGTTTCAATCTGCTGACCAAGTTTCTGCAGCCCACGCGGGGCAGGATTCTGTTCAAGGGTCAGGACATAACCGGGGAGTCGCCCCAGTGCATCGCCCGCAAGGGGATGGTGCGTTCCTTCCAGATTTCGGCGGTGTTCCCGCACATGACCGTGCTGGAAAACGTTCGCGTTGCCCTGCAACGCAAGCTCGGCACCTCCTTTCATTTCTGGAAGTCCGATCGCAGCCTCGACTGCCTCAACGAGCGCGCGATGGCCTTGCTGGCCGAAGTCGGCCTGGAGAGCTACGCGCGGATGGTGACGGTGGAAATGCCCTACGGCCGCAAGCGGGCGTTGGAGATTGCGACCACCCTGGCGCTCGATCCGGAACTGATGCTGCTGGATGAGCCAACCCAGGGCATGGGCCTTGAAGATGTCGAACGGGTCATGGCGTTGATCAAGAAGGTGTCGGCCAACCGCAGCATCCTGATGGTGGAGCACAACATGAAGGTGGTGTCCGGTATCTGCGACCGCATCACCGTGCTGGCCCGCGGAGCGGTTCTCGCCGAAGGGGACTACGCCGAAGTGTCGTCCAACCCGGTGGTGATCGAGGCCTACATGGGCAGCGAGGCTGCCGAACTCGCGGGAGCCCACTGA
- a CDS encoding MarR family winged helix-turn-helix transcriptional regulator produces MKDLSAEKSLASIEINNRLFFRFFQAANTLHTKGTQALDEFGVTTQQWSVLGALSRPKAQGGMSVGELSRYLLVSRQNLSGLLNRLERDGYLERITGEEDRRSRKVRLTPKGEELWTALADPIHQFYDEALKGLSFDDRLAFIHYISLLQKNMSRL; encoded by the coding sequence ATGAAAGACCTGTCCGCCGAAAAGAGCCTCGCTTCCATCGAGATCAACAACCGCCTGTTTTTCCGCTTCTTTCAGGCTGCAAACACCTTGCACACCAAGGGCACCCAGGCTCTCGACGAGTTCGGCGTCACGACCCAACAGTGGTCAGTGCTCGGTGCACTCTCGCGTCCCAAGGCACAGGGCGGCATGAGCGTCGGCGAGCTGTCCCGCTACCTGCTAGTCAGCCGCCAGAACCTTTCCGGCCTGCTCAACCGTCTCGAACGCGACGGCTATCTGGAGCGGATCACCGGCGAGGAGGATCGGCGCTCGCGCAAGGTGCGCCTCACCCCGAAGGGCGAGGAGCTATGGACCGCCCTCGCCGACCCGATTCACCAGTTCTATGACGAAGCCTTGAAGGGTCTTTCCTTCGACGACCGCCTTGCCTTCATCCACTACATCAGCCTGCTGCAGAAAAACATGTCCCGGCTGTAG
- a CDS encoding ABC transporter substrate-binding protein, whose amino-acid sequence MNAATRSTETCYKSPKRKTIAASLALMCFASANAHAGISDDVVKIGVLTDMGGTYADFTGQGAVVAAQMAIKDFSADGTVFGKKIEIVSADHQNKADIGAERARSWIDRDKVDVITELVTTSVALSVMDVVAQKDKIALVSGAASLPITNERCNANTVHWVYDSYGLAAGTAKAVVGAGKKNWYFIAADYAAGQAMMDGAAQVVTASGGKVVGSTKHPFPNADFSSFLLSAQASRADVIALANGGQDTITAIKQASEFGITAAGQTLVPIVLFINDVHALGLETAQGLTLTEGFYWNRDEGTRAFARRFYDQVKKMPSMAQAGVYSSVLNYLRAVQATGTDEAGAVMKHLKSTAIDDGLFKGRIRADGKFAHDMLLLEVKKPSESKEPWDYYHVRAVIPAEDAALPLSQSKCPLVTQ is encoded by the coding sequence ATGAACGCAGCTACGCGCAGCACCGAGACCTGCTACAAGAGCCCCAAGCGCAAGACCATCGCCGCTTCGCTTGCCCTGATGTGCTTCGCCTCAGCCAACGCACACGCCGGCATCAGTGACGATGTGGTCAAGATCGGTGTACTGACGGATATGGGCGGCACCTATGCCGACTTCACTGGGCAGGGCGCAGTCGTCGCCGCACAGATGGCAATCAAGGACTTCTCGGCCGATGGCACGGTGTTTGGAAAGAAGATCGAAATCGTCAGTGCCGATCACCAGAACAAGGCAGACATCGGCGCAGAACGCGCCCGTAGCTGGATTGATCGCGACAAGGTGGACGTCATTACCGAACTGGTCACCACCAGTGTCGCCCTGTCGGTGATGGACGTAGTGGCACAGAAGGACAAGATTGCCCTGGTGTCGGGTGCTGCCTCGCTGCCGATCACCAACGAGCGCTGCAACGCCAACACAGTGCACTGGGTGTATGACTCCTACGGTCTGGCTGCTGGTACCGCCAAGGCGGTGGTCGGAGCCGGCAAGAAAAACTGGTACTTCATCGCGGCCGACTACGCGGCCGGTCAGGCGATGATGGACGGCGCCGCTCAGGTGGTGACCGCCAGCGGTGGAAAGGTGGTCGGCTCGACCAAGCATCCATTCCCGAACGCCGATTTCTCCTCCTTCCTGCTCAGTGCCCAGGCCTCGCGCGCTGACGTCATCGCATTGGCCAACGGTGGTCAGGACACGATCACCGCGATCAAGCAAGCATCTGAATTCGGTATCACCGCCGCCGGACAGACCCTGGTACCCATTGTGCTGTTCATCAATGATGTCCACGCACTCGGTCTTGAGACCGCCCAGGGGCTGACCCTAACCGAAGGTTTCTACTGGAACCGCGATGAGGGCACCCGCGCCTTTGCTCGCCGTTTCTATGACCAAGTGAAGAAAATGCCGAGCATGGCGCAGGCGGGCGTGTACTCCTCGGTACTCAATTACCTGAGGGCAGTCCAGGCCACCGGCACCGATGAAGCCGGTGCGGTGATGAAGCATCTCAAGTCCACCGCAATCGACGATGGGCTGTTCAAGGGCCGGATCCGTGCCGACGGCAAGTTCGCCCATGACATGTTGTTGCTCGAGGTGAAGAAGCCCTCCGAATCGAAGGAGCCGTGGGACTACTACCATGTTCGCGCGGTGATTCCTGCTGAGGATGCAGCCCTTCCGCTTTCACAGTCCAAATGCCCGCTGGTGACGCAGTAA
- a CDS encoding branched-chain amino acid ABC transporter permease has product MTEIFGIPLAALMGQLMLGLVNGSFYALMSLGLAVIFGMLQIINFAHGAMYMMGAMFAWIAFVHLGVGYWWSLLLVPAAVGAIGIVIERSLLKWIYKLDHLYGLLLTFGLALIITGGFRYVFGSSGQPYSIPPALAGAVDLGFMFMPKYRLWVIVASLFVCLFTWYMIEKTRLGAYLRAATENPALTQAFGINVPVMVMLTYAFGSALAGFAGVLAAPTTQVSPLMSSNMIITVFAVVVIGGMGSIMGSIITGLGLGVLEGLTKVFYAQASSTVIFVVMVIVLMFRPTGLFGKEN; this is encoded by the coding sequence ATGACTGAAATATTCGGCATTCCGCTCGCTGCGTTGATGGGCCAGCTGATGCTAGGCCTCGTCAACGGCTCTTTCTACGCCCTGATGAGCCTGGGGCTGGCCGTGATCTTCGGCATGCTGCAGATCATCAACTTTGCGCATGGCGCCATGTACATGATGGGTGCGATGTTCGCCTGGATTGCGTTTGTACATCTCGGTGTTGGCTATTGGTGGTCGCTGTTGCTGGTGCCGGCCGCGGTCGGTGCCATCGGAATCGTCATCGAGCGCTCCCTTTTGAAGTGGATCTACAAGCTCGACCACCTCTATGGCCTGCTGCTGACCTTTGGGCTGGCGCTGATCATCACCGGCGGCTTCCGCTATGTGTTCGGCTCATCCGGGCAACCCTATTCGATTCCGCCGGCGCTTGCCGGCGCGGTCGACCTGGGCTTCATGTTCATGCCGAAGTACCGGCTGTGGGTGATCGTGGCCTCGCTTTTTGTGTGCCTATTCACGTGGTACATGATCGAAAAGACCCGCCTTGGCGCCTATCTGCGTGCGGCGACCGAGAATCCGGCACTGACTCAGGCCTTCGGCATCAATGTGCCGGTGATGGTGATGCTGACCTACGCCTTCGGTTCGGCCCTGGCCGGGTTCGCCGGAGTGCTGGCTGCGCCCACCACCCAGGTCAGTCCCTTGATGAGTTCGAACATGATCATCACCGTATTCGCTGTGGTCGTGATTGGCGGCATGGGTTCGATCATGGGGTCGATCATCACGGGGCTGGGGCTTGGGGTGCTGGAAGGGCTGACCAAGGTGTTTTACGCCCAAGCGAGCTCTACCGTGATTTTCGTCGTCATGGTCATCGTGCTGATGTTTCGGCCGACCGGCTTGTTCGGAAAGGAGAACTGA
- the aliB gene encoding cyclohexanecarboxyl-CoA dehydrogenase has translation MEFSLSPEQQALVETAARFARSRLAPGYKAREQAECVEREVIEEMGALGLLGPELSEEAGGLGVDCVTSGLLLEQIAYGDFNVSYVNLLVSLCGQIVATHGRSTEAQEWLAEVVAGRKTIAIALTEPSAGSDAARLKLKAVRDGDDYVLSGEKTSISMATQADAAVVFARSGSEADGARGISAFLVPMDLPGVTRTTFDDIGTRPVGRGSIFFDGVRIGKHMMLGDEGQGFVQVMQGFDYSRALIGLQCMGVARASLDETWRYVQEREAFGKPIGDFQGVSFPLAEAETMYEACRLLCLRTLWLKDNDLPHTAEAAMCKWWGPKLACEIIHQCLLTHGHGGYGGDYHFGQRYRDVMGLQIGDGTANIMKMIIGRQKIAQYRV, from the coding sequence ATGGAGTTCAGTCTTAGTCCGGAGCAGCAGGCGTTGGTCGAAACTGCTGCCAGGTTTGCCCGAAGCCGTTTGGCGCCAGGCTACAAAGCGCGTGAGCAGGCCGAGTGTGTCGAGCGTGAAGTGATCGAAGAAATGGGCGCCCTCGGTTTGCTTGGTCCCGAGCTGTCGGAAGAGGCCGGCGGGCTAGGTGTCGACTGCGTAACCAGTGGTCTTTTGCTCGAACAGATCGCCTACGGAGACTTCAACGTTTCGTATGTCAATCTGCTGGTCTCCTTGTGCGGGCAGATCGTTGCCACGCATGGACGCTCAACCGAGGCGCAGGAGTGGCTGGCCGAAGTGGTTGCCGGCCGCAAGACGATTGCCATTGCGCTCACTGAGCCGAGTGCGGGGTCGGATGCTGCGCGCCTCAAGCTGAAGGCGGTACGTGACGGCGATGACTACGTGCTTTCGGGCGAGAAAACCTCGATCTCGATGGCGACTCAAGCCGACGCGGCTGTGGTCTTTGCGCGCTCAGGGAGCGAAGCCGATGGTGCGCGCGGCATCTCCGCTTTCTTGGTACCGATGGACCTGCCGGGTGTTACACGCACAACGTTTGACGACATCGGCACCCGGCCGGTCGGGCGCGGCTCCATCTTTTTCGATGGCGTGCGAATCGGCAAGCACATGATGCTCGGCGACGAAGGTCAGGGATTCGTTCAGGTGATGCAGGGCTTTGACTACAGCCGGGCGCTCATCGGTCTGCAGTGCATGGGTGTGGCCCGCGCGTCGCTGGATGAAACCTGGCGCTACGTACAGGAGCGCGAAGCCTTCGGCAAACCGATTGGCGACTTCCAGGGCGTGAGTTTCCCGCTGGCCGAAGCCGAGACCATGTACGAGGCCTGCCGTCTGCTGTGCCTGCGCACCCTATGGCTGAAGGACAACGATCTGCCGCATACCGCCGAGGCGGCGATGTGCAAGTGGTGGGGTCCGAAGCTGGCCTGCGAAATCATCCATCAGTGCCTGCTGACGCACGGCCATGGCGGCTACGGGGGCGATTACCACTTCGGTCAGCGATATCGCGATGTTATGGGTCTGCAGATCGGTGACGGTACGGCGAACATCATGAAGATGATCATCGGCCGCCAGAAGATTGCGCAGTACAGGGTCTAG
- the badH gene encoding 2-hydroxycyclohexanecarboxyl-CoA dehydrogenase, translated as MKGLKDKVVIVTGGGGGIGSSICRRFAEEGSAVAVFDINKDAAETVAAGIRDAGGKALPFAVDLTSQESVIAAVSAAEAALGPTDVLVNNAGWDHAAPFLKTDKALWEKIVAVNLYGALYMHHAVLTGMAERGRGRVVNVASDAARVGSSGEAVYAFCKGGLVSFSKTMARELARKQINVNVVCPGPTDTALFRDFAGEGEKGEKLKEALTKAIPFGRLGQPDDLAGIVAFLSSDEASFITGQIISASGGLTMAG; from the coding sequence ATGAAGGGACTCAAGGACAAGGTGGTGATCGTTACCGGTGGCGGCGGTGGCATCGGTTCGTCGATCTGCCGTCGTTTTGCCGAAGAAGGTTCGGCGGTGGCCGTGTTCGACATCAACAAGGATGCAGCGGAAACGGTGGCTGCCGGTATCCGTGATGCGGGTGGCAAGGCGCTGCCCTTCGCGGTCGACCTGACCAGCCAGGAATCGGTGATCGCTGCGGTGAGCGCTGCGGAAGCCGCGCTCGGCCCGACCGATGTGCTGGTCAATAACGCGGGCTGGGATCACGCAGCGCCCTTTCTGAAAACCGACAAGGCGCTGTGGGAGAAGATCGTCGCGGTCAATCTCTACGGTGCGCTCTACATGCACCACGCGGTGCTGACGGGCATGGCTGAGCGCGGTCGTGGCCGTGTGGTCAACGTGGCCTCCGATGCCGCCCGTGTGGGCTCCTCGGGTGAGGCGGTGTATGCCTTCTGCAAGGGCGGTCTGGTGTCTTTCTCCAAGACCATGGCGCGCGAACTGGCGCGCAAGCAGATCAACGTGAACGTGGTCTGCCCGGGGCCGACCGATACCGCACTGTTCCGCGACTTTGCCGGCGAAGGCGAGAAGGGCGAGAAGCTCAAGGAGGCGCTCACCAAGGCGATTCCCTTCGGCCGCCTCGGTCAGCCGGATGACCTGGCCGGCATCGTCGCTTTCCTGTCCAGCGATGAGGCTTCGTTCATCACCGGCCAGATCATCAGTGCCTCCGGTGGCCTGACGATGGCCGGCTGA